From a region of the Chitinophaga caseinilytica genome:
- a CDS encoding sugar phosphate isomerase/epimerase family protein: protein MKLYQKLLFALLLCLPFMQSNAQKRGLPKIGVATSLENDSLLAAAGFAHIEEGARKLFAPSVPDTAYHRFLGRIRAMKLDLVTCNLFLPGTIRLTGPEANEKEILGYVDTLMQRAREAGVKIIVFGSAGARKLMEGQDSATALRELIAISRKMADVAKKYDRIIAMENLNKTEDNFINSLSIVTHIAKSVNHPNFRVTVDIYHMLREGEDPASILAAAPYLVHCHIAEKEGRRAPGTAGQDFRPYLAMLKKAGYKGRITMECGWKNMPEECRPALAYLTQQLTEAYE, encoded by the coding sequence ATGAAACTTTATCAAAAATTACTGTTCGCCCTCCTCCTTTGCCTGCCTTTTATGCAATCGAATGCACAAAAGCGCGGGTTGCCGAAAATAGGCGTGGCTACGTCTTTGGAGAACGACAGTCTCCTTGCTGCGGCCGGGTTTGCGCATATCGAGGAAGGCGCCCGGAAGCTGTTCGCCCCGTCTGTCCCCGACACGGCCTATCACCGGTTTCTGGGCAGGATCCGGGCCATGAAGCTCGACCTTGTCACCTGCAACCTCTTCCTTCCCGGCACCATCCGGCTCACGGGCCCGGAAGCCAACGAAAAGGAAATTCTCGGGTATGTAGATACCCTCATGCAGCGCGCCCGGGAAGCAGGCGTGAAGATCATCGTGTTCGGTTCGGCCGGCGCGCGGAAATTGATGGAAGGGCAGGATTCGGCCACCGCATTGCGGGAGCTGATCGCTATTTCCCGGAAAATGGCCGATGTGGCGAAGAAATACGACCGCATCATCGCCATGGAGAATCTCAACAAGACAGAAGATAACTTCATCAATAGTCTTTCCATCGTCACCCACATCGCCAAATCCGTCAACCATCCCAATTTCCGGGTAACGGTGGATATTTACCACATGCTGCGCGAAGGGGAAGATCCCGCATCGATCCTCGCCGCGGCGCCGTACCTGGTGCATTGCCACATCGCGGAAAAGGAGGGACGGCGTGCCCCGGGCACGGCGGGCCAGGATTTCAGGCCGTATCTCGCCATGCTGAAGAAAGCGGGTTACAAAGGCCGCATCACCATGGAGTGCGGATGGAAGAACATGCCGGAAGAATGCAGGCCCGCATTGGCATATCTCACTCAACAACTGACCGAAGCTTACGAGTAA
- the pyrF gene encoding orotidine-5'-phosphate decarboxylase yields MNRQELVQLIRDRKSYLCIGLDTDMQKIPKHLHSHPDPMFAFNKAIIDATQDLCVAYKINTAFYECQGIRGWESLQRTIEYIPKTVFTIADAKRGDIGNTSAYYAKTFYETYGFDSVTVAPYMGRDSVEPFLGFSDKFAIVLGLTSNAGSADFQLQPAGDGLLYEKVLRTCASWGTPDNMMFVVGATQADSVAAIRKIVPDHFLLVPGVGAQGGSLKDISEKGMNGDVGLLVNASRAVIYAGNDEKFAEDARAAAQALQAEMATYL; encoded by the coding sequence ATGAATAGACAGGAATTGGTGCAGCTCATCAGGGACAGGAAATCTTACTTATGTATCGGTCTGGATACGGACATGCAGAAGATTCCCAAACACCTGCATTCCCACCCCGACCCGATGTTCGCCTTCAACAAAGCCATCATCGACGCCACGCAAGACCTTTGCGTCGCCTACAAGATCAACACCGCATTTTACGAGTGCCAGGGCATCCGCGGATGGGAAAGCCTCCAGCGCACCATCGAGTATATTCCCAAAACCGTTTTCACCATCGCCGACGCCAAACGCGGCGATATCGGTAACACCTCTGCCTACTACGCCAAAACCTTTTACGAAACCTACGGCTTCGACTCCGTGACCGTAGCGCCGTACATGGGCCGCGACAGCGTGGAGCCCTTCCTCGGTTTCAGCGACAAATTCGCCATCGTGCTCGGCCTCACCAGCAACGCCGGCAGTGCCGACTTCCAGCTGCAACCCGCCGGCGACGGCCTGCTGTACGAAAAAGTGCTGCGCACCTGCGCATCCTGGGGCACCCCGGACAATATGATGTTCGTAGTGGGCGCCACGCAGGCAGATTCCGTAGCCGCCATCCGCAAGATCGTACCAGATCACTTCCTCCTCGTGCCCGGTGTGGGCGCGCAGGGCGGCAGCCTCAAGGATATTTCCGAAAAGGGGATGAACGGTGATGTAGGGTTGCTGGTAAATGCCAGTCGCGCCGTGATCTACGCCGGTAACGACGAGAAGTTCGCGGAAGACGCGCGCGCCGCGGCACAGGCCCTTCAGGCGGAAATGGCGACTTACCTGTAA
- a CDS encoding acyl-CoA dehydrogenase family protein: MHQDLFQSPDYYAIDELLTDEHRLVRTAVRDWVKKEISPIIDDCCQRAEFPHHILRPLGALGCFGPTIPAEYGGGGMDHISYGLMMQELERGDSGIRSTASVQGSLVMYPIFAFGSEEQKKRFLPRLASGEMMGCFGLTEPDFGSNPAGMLTYFDDDGDHILLNGAKMWISNAPFADIALVWAKDPEGKVRGVIVERGMEGFSTPETKGKWSLRASATGELVLDNVRIPKANLLPEARGLRAPSPACRLPVTASPGAPSARRWIVTTLRSATRKSAYSSAAPSPGSS; encoded by the coding sequence ATGCACCAGGACTTATTCCAATCGCCCGATTATTACGCCATCGACGAATTGTTGACAGACGAACACCGCCTCGTGCGCACCGCAGTGCGCGACTGGGTGAAGAAAGAGATCAGCCCGATCATCGACGATTGCTGCCAGCGGGCGGAGTTCCCTCATCATATTCTCCGGCCGCTGGGCGCCCTCGGCTGCTTCGGCCCCACGATCCCCGCGGAGTACGGTGGCGGCGGGATGGACCATATTTCCTACGGCCTCATGATGCAGGAGCTGGAGCGCGGTGACAGCGGCATCCGTTCTACGGCGTCCGTACAGGGTTCCCTGGTCATGTACCCCATTTTTGCGTTCGGCAGCGAAGAACAGAAAAAGCGTTTCCTGCCGCGCCTGGCCAGCGGGGAAATGATGGGCTGCTTCGGGCTCACGGAGCCGGATTTCGGCTCCAATCCAGCGGGAATGCTGACTTACTTCGATGACGACGGCGACCATATATTACTGAACGGCGCGAAGATGTGGATTTCCAATGCCCCCTTCGCCGACATTGCCCTGGTTTGGGCGAAAGATCCCGAAGGCAAGGTGCGCGGCGTGATCGTGGAGCGCGGGATGGAAGGGTTTTCGACCCCGGAAACCAAAGGCAAATGGAGCCTCCGGGCCAGTGCCACCGGCGAATTGGTGCTCGACAACGTCCGCATCCCGAAAGCTAACCTGCTGCCCGAAGCCCGTGGGCTGAGGGCGCCCTCTCCTGCCTGTCGTCTGCCCGTTACGGCATCGCCTGGGGCGCCATCGGCGCGGCGATGGATTGTTACGACACTGCGCTCCGCTACGCGAAAGAGCGCGTACAGTTCGGCCGCCCCATCGCCGGGTTCCAGCTGA
- a CDS encoding acyl-CoA dehydrogenase family protein, translating to MDCYDTALRYAKERVQFGRPIAGFQLIQKKLAEMITDITKAQLLNWRLGMLRNAGKDTAEQISMAKRNACETATRIAREARQILGAMGISGEYPIMRHMMNLESVITYEGTHEVHLLITGMDITGLNAFS from the coding sequence ATGGATTGTTACGACACTGCGCTCCGCTACGCGAAAGAGCGCGTACAGTTCGGCCGCCCCATCGCCGGGTTCCAGCTGATCCAGAAAAAACTGGCGGAAATGATCACCGATATCACCAAGGCACAACTCCTCAACTGGCGCCTCGGCATGCTCCGCAACGCCGGTAAAGACACAGCCGAACAAATCTCCATGGCCAAGCGCAACGCCTGCGAAACCGCGACGCGCATCGCCCGGGAGGCGCGGCAGATCCTCGGCGCCATGGGCATCAGCGGCGAATATCCCATCATGCGCCACATGATGAACCTCGAAAGCGTCATCACCTACGAAGGCACGCACGAAGTGCACCTCCTCATCACCGGCATGGATATCACCGGCCTGAATGCTTTCTCATGA
- a CDS encoding FAD:protein FMN transferase, with the protein MKGIFLAGCLLASIHVAAQQTVTISGKAQGTYYIVKYLGKDTTSLKPGIESLFRQIDRSLSLYQPGSLINRFNEGEKVVMDAYMRPVVRKAQEVSRITDGLFDITVKPLVDLWGFGVVRHKKGRPSDADIQQTLKRVGYEKLIIRAKYLLKKQPGVEIDCNGIAQGYTTDVIAKFLQSRGIRNYLVDVGGELAAKGHNDKNQPWSVGIERKDGNAGNGALLHLSDRAVATSGNYQRFFDEGGTRFAHTIHPKTGEAVHNNIITVTVTAPDAMTADAYDNALILLGVENGLEFIRQHPKLKLEAFFIYKDTDGTIREKYSEGFFSEP; encoded by the coding sequence ATGAAGGGAATTTTTCTGGCCGGATGCCTCCTGGCCTCCATCCACGTAGCCGCGCAACAGACCGTTACCATCTCCGGGAAAGCACAAGGCACCTATTACATCGTGAAATATCTCGGGAAAGACACCACTTCGCTCAAACCCGGAATAGAATCCCTGTTCCGGCAGATCGACCGCTCCCTTTCGCTCTACCAGCCCGGGTCGCTCATCAACCGGTTTAACGAAGGCGAAAAAGTAGTAATGGATGCCTACATGCGCCCCGTGGTCCGGAAGGCGCAGGAAGTGAGCCGTATCACCGACGGATTGTTCGACATTACCGTGAAACCGCTCGTAGACCTTTGGGGCTTCGGCGTGGTGCGGCATAAAAAGGGGCGCCCGTCGGATGCGGATATCCAGCAAACGCTTAAACGGGTGGGTTATGAAAAACTTATCATCCGCGCCAAATACCTGCTGAAAAAACAGCCTGGTGTAGAAATCGACTGTAACGGTATCGCGCAGGGATATACCACCGATGTGATCGCTAAATTTCTGCAGTCGCGCGGGATCAGGAATTACCTGGTAGACGTGGGCGGAGAACTGGCGGCGAAAGGCCACAACGATAAAAACCAGCCCTGGAGCGTGGGGATAGAGCGGAAAGACGGGAACGCGGGGAACGGGGCGCTGCTGCATTTGAGCGATCGCGCGGTGGCCACCAGCGGTAATTATCAACGGTTTTTCGACGAAGGAGGCACCCGTTTCGCCCATACCATCCACCCCAAAACCGGCGAAGCCGTCCACAACAACATCATCACCGTCACCGTTACCGCACCCGATGCCATGACGGCCGATGCTTACGACAATGCGCTCATCCTCCTCGGCGTGGAAAATGGCCTGGAATTCATCCGCCAACACCCGAAACTTAAGCTGGAAGCGTTTTTCATTTATAAAGATACCGACGGTACCATCCGCGAAAAATATTCCGAAGGCTTCTTCAGCGAGCCATAG
- a CDS encoding outer membrane beta-barrel protein has translation MKSIKTIIMGLALIAGGAVAAQAQSRPPLSVNVNYSIAQPLGSLKDYADKTSFRGWNVGVQYHLNDQLAVGLKTGFGDFYERVPRAVYPGKGEDISAVQTRTLQTIPILATVQYTFTKPDAAVLPYAGLGIGTANMNYEKYWGEFVEKENKWAFQVSPEVGVNVPFGKYSPFMFNASVQYNYAPYKQFEIKNFNTVQANIGLKFHIQ, from the coding sequence ATGAAAAGTATTAAAACCATCATAATGGGCCTGGCATTGATCGCCGGCGGCGCCGTTGCCGCCCAGGCACAGAGCCGTCCGCCCCTTTCCGTTAACGTCAATTATTCCATCGCGCAGCCGCTGGGCTCGCTGAAAGATTATGCTGACAAGACAAGTTTCCGTGGCTGGAACGTAGGTGTGCAATATCACCTGAACGATCAGCTGGCAGTGGGTTTGAAAACCGGTTTCGGGGATTTTTATGAAAGGGTGCCGCGTGCCGTGTATCCCGGCAAAGGCGAAGACATTTCCGCCGTGCAAACGCGCACGCTGCAAACCATTCCCATCCTCGCTACCGTGCAATACACATTCACCAAGCCAGACGCGGCCGTGCTGCCGTATGCAGGCCTGGGGATCGGTACCGCCAACATGAATTACGAGAAATACTGGGGCGAATTCGTGGAGAAAGAAAATAAATGGGCGTTCCAGGTGAGCCCGGAAGTGGGCGTGAACGTGCCTTTCGGGAAATATTCACCGTTTATGTTCAACGCCAGCGTGCAATATAATTATGCGCCGTACAAACAGTTCGAAATCAAGAATTTCAACACGGTACAGGCCAACATAGGTTTGAAGTTCCATATCCAGTAA
- a CDS encoding DUF4136 domain-containing protein has translation MKRTGLMLSALAAFVVLVSSCRKEPLNDMTAEESRIYVTNYDEKADFTTFKTFSIVDSVAVISNREGSKKELTQYDQQLLAQLKSQMQARGYTLVDKAAKPDLAMNVSRIDNTTTSIGYNPGYWAGWPGYWDTGYWGYPGWGYWFPSYYNVFRYNEKSVAVDLLDLKNAKTGEGNKLTAIWNVMLRGSGVWNGNNVESMVKAVFDQSQYLKTTN, from the coding sequence ATGAAAAGAACAGGACTGATGTTAAGTGCGCTTGCCGCTTTCGTAGTGTTGGTCAGCAGTTGCCGTAAAGAGCCGCTGAACGATATGACTGCGGAAGAGTCGCGCATTTACGTGACCAACTACGACGAAAAGGCTGATTTCACCACATTCAAAACGTTCAGTATAGTGGACTCCGTTGCGGTGATCAGCAACAGGGAGGGCTCCAAAAAAGAATTGACCCAGTACGACCAGCAGCTGTTAGCCCAACTCAAATCACAGATGCAGGCCCGCGGATATACGCTGGTAGACAAAGCGGCGAAACCTGACCTCGCCATGAACGTTAGCCGCATCGACAATACCACTACTTCCATCGGATACAACCCGGGTTACTGGGCCGGATGGCCAGGTTACTGGGACACCGGTTACTGGGGCTATCCCGGATGGGGATACTGGTTCCCCAGTTACTACAACGTTTTCCGCTATAACGAGAAATCCGTTGCGGTAGACCTGCTCGATCTGAAGAACGCCAAAACCGGCGAAGGCAACAAGTTGACGGCCATCTGGAACGTCATGCTGCGCGGTTCCGGCGTTTGGAACGGCAACAACGTCGAATCCATGGTGAAAGCCGTTTTCGACCAGAGTCAGTATCTGAAAACCACCAACTAA
- a CDS encoding HAD family phosphatase: MKNQKYQSVIFDLGAVLVDWNPRYLYNKVFKTPEETDYFLENICTSDWNEMQDEGRSLQDGTELLVAEHPAFEAQIRAFYGRWKEMLGGDIPGTVEILKELKESGQYKLYALTNWSNETFPIALIEYPWLQWFDGIVVSGREKMRKPHAAFYQLLTDRHAIDKSQAIFIDDNLRNVKGAEAFGIESIHFQSPEQLREALLSRGILSSAAIQQQQ; this comes from the coding sequence ATGAAAAACCAAAAGTATCAATCCGTTATATTCGATCTCGGCGCCGTACTGGTAGACTGGAACCCGCGCTACCTGTACAATAAAGTTTTCAAAACGCCGGAAGAAACGGATTACTTCCTGGAAAATATCTGCACATCCGACTGGAACGAGATGCAGGACGAAGGCCGCAGCCTGCAAGACGGTACGGAACTGCTCGTAGCGGAACACCCGGCGTTCGAAGCGCAGATCCGCGCGTTCTACGGCAGGTGGAAGGAAATGCTGGGCGGCGATATTCCCGGTACGGTGGAGATACTGAAAGAACTGAAGGAAAGCGGCCAATATAAATTATACGCACTCACCAACTGGTCTAACGAAACATTTCCCATCGCGCTGATAGAATACCCCTGGTTGCAGTGGTTCGACGGGATCGTGGTGTCTGGCCGGGAAAAAATGCGCAAACCCCATGCGGCATTTTATCAGTTGCTTACAGACCGCCACGCGATCGACAAAAGCCAGGCCATCTTTATCGACGATAATCTCCGCAATGTGAAAGGCGCGGAAGCATTCGGGATCGAATCCATCCACTTCCAATCACCCGAACAATTGCGCGAAGCCCTTCTTAGCCGCGGAATCCTTTCCAGCGCTGCGATCCAGCAACAACAGTAA
- a CDS encoding DUF2130 domain-containing protein — protein sequence MGTNINCPNCGHLFVMEDAMAAEIKKDLRGKMETEWRKRVEALEAQKSEIEQAKLQIVLERQQVSQDKQRQEDELHNRLQAEKAKMQEALGEQIRKNVSADYENQLRLMREAQMANEEKLKQARLQELDFLRKTQELQNREQELDLILQKKIIEERNHIAEQIRREESERNNIRETEYQLRLKEMEKQLDDQRRLAEEMRRKAEQGSMQLQGEVQELALEEMLRAAFPFDEVSEVGKGVRGADCIQTVRNQFGQECGRIIYESKRTKDFSREWIEKLKADMRSQGADVAVLVTQALPKDMDRFGEKEGVWVCTFHEVKSLTFVLRDAILKVYNAAKTQENKGDKMHLLYHYLTSGEFAEQWSAIREGFRSMKISIQKEREAMEKLWKAREKQLEKVLLNAAHIKGSIEGIAGSDSVDLQLLDDAAEALLGSPDNNND from the coding sequence ATGGGAACGAACATCAACTGCCCGAACTGCGGACACCTGTTTGTCATGGAAGACGCCATGGCGGCCGAAATCAAGAAAGACCTCCGCGGAAAAATGGAGACCGAGTGGCGCAAGCGCGTGGAGGCCCTCGAAGCCCAGAAATCAGAAATAGAACAGGCCAAACTGCAAATCGTTTTGGAACGCCAGCAAGTCTCGCAAGACAAGCAGCGGCAGGAAGATGAATTGCATAACCGCCTCCAGGCCGAAAAAGCCAAAATGCAGGAAGCCCTGGGCGAACAGATCCGCAAAAACGTGTCGGCCGATTACGAAAACCAGCTCCGCCTCATGCGCGAAGCGCAAATGGCCAACGAAGAAAAGCTGAAACAGGCGCGCCTCCAGGAATTGGACTTTCTCCGCAAAACACAGGAGCTCCAGAACCGCGAACAGGAGCTCGACCTCATCCTCCAGAAAAAAATCATCGAAGAACGGAACCATATCGCCGAACAGATCCGCCGGGAAGAAAGCGAACGCAATAATATCCGCGAAACCGAATACCAGCTGCGCCTGAAGGAAATGGAAAAGCAGCTCGACGATCAGCGCCGCCTCGCCGAAGAGATGCGCCGGAAAGCCGAACAGGGCTCCATGCAGCTCCAGGGCGAAGTGCAGGAACTGGCGCTGGAAGAAATGCTGCGCGCCGCATTCCCGTTCGATGAAGTGAGCGAAGTCGGCAAAGGCGTAAGAGGGGCGGATTGCATCCAGACCGTCCGCAACCAGTTTGGCCAGGAGTGCGGAAGGATCATTTATGAATCCAAGCGCACGAAAGACTTCTCCCGCGAATGGATCGAAAAGCTGAAGGCAGACATGCGCTCCCAGGGCGCAGACGTGGCCGTGCTGGTAACCCAGGCGCTTCCCAAAGACATGGACCGCTTCGGCGAAAAGGAAGGCGTATGGGTTTGCACTTTCCACGAAGTGAAAAGCCTCACGTTCGTGCTGCGCGACGCCATCCTCAAAGTCTACAACGCCGCCAAAACGCAGGAGAACAAAGGCGACAAGATGCACCTGCTCTACCATTACCTCACCAGCGGCGAGTTCGCCGAGCAATGGAGCGCCATCCGCGAAGGGTTCCGGTCCATGAAAATATCCATCCAGAAAGAACGCGAAGCCATGGAAAAACTATGGAAAGCCCGCGAAAAACAACTGGAAAAAGTATTGCTCAATGCGGCCCACATCAAAGGCTCCATCGAAGGCATCGCCGGGAGCGATTCGGTAGACCTGCAATTGCTCGACGATGCCGCCGAAGCATTGCTCGGCTCGCCCGACAACAACAACGATTGA
- a CDS encoding Txe/YoeB family addiction module toxin codes for MELAWQTHAWEDYLYWQNQDKKILQRINDLIKDTLRSPFKGLGKPEPLKGDLAGFWSRRITDEHRLVYAVREKRLHILQCRFHYH; via the coding sequence ATGGAGTTAGCGTGGCAAACCCATGCATGGGAAGATTATCTTTATTGGCAAAACCAAGACAAAAAAATCCTGCAGCGGATTAATGATCTCATAAAAGACACGCTGCGTTCACCGTTTAAAGGATTGGGTAAACCTGAACCGCTGAAAGGAGATTTAGCGGGCTTCTGGAGTCGCCGTATTACAGACGAACACAGGCTGGTGTATGCTGTAAGAGAAAAGCGGCTTCATATTCTTCAATGTAGATTTCATTATCATTAA
- a CDS encoding type II toxin-antitoxin system prevent-host-death family antitoxin — protein sequence MRVVNYSEFRSNLTENLNAVNNDREIVVVARSQGKNVVVMDLDEYNALQETLHLTSTQANRKRLEEAITEMNKGKSVKRKLIEK from the coding sequence ATGCGAGTTGTTAACTATTCCGAATTCCGTAGCAATCTCACCGAAAATCTCAACGCAGTGAATAATGACAGGGAGATTGTTGTAGTAGCCAGATCACAAGGGAAAAATGTTGTGGTTATGGACCTCGATGAATACAACGCATTGCAGGAAACGTTACATTTGACAAGTACCCAAGCTAACCGTAAAAGACTAGAAGAAGCAATAACGGAAATGAATAAAGGAAAATCCGTTAAACGTAAACTTATAGAAAAGTAG
- a CDS encoding HAMP domain-containing sensor histidine kinase — protein MFKQIIGWKFSLIAVAAAIIITTIWFVNNLSEKIRQEETKKVATWVEANQELLQSPSDANINLAVQIVTTNTTIPLILTDEQGRIKDHANLDSAQILRDPGYLARQLEDFRRQHPPFIMAVDSHSNNYIYYGDSLILRQVRYYPYIQLLVVALFIALTLFALSSTNRAVQNQVWVGMAKETAHQLGTPLSSMEAWVEILKETAEVRPLAAELAKDVDRLKLITDRFSKIGSVPNLEERNVVEQVASVMAYIKKRAPQKVNFSLQTAEQEVTAMISPTLFDWVLENLLKNALDAMEGKGDIQVLIENHSAHLIIDVSDTGKGIPKRLQEKVFHPGFSTKKRGWGLGLSLARRIIQDYHKGRLTVKSSEMNKGTTFRIWLRK, from the coding sequence ATGTTTAAACAAATTATCGGCTGGAAATTTTCGCTGATCGCCGTGGCGGCCGCCATTATCATCACCACCATCTGGTTCGTCAACAACCTGTCCGAAAAAATACGGCAGGAGGAAACGAAGAAAGTGGCCACCTGGGTGGAGGCGAACCAGGAATTGCTGCAGTCGCCCTCCGACGCGAACATCAACCTGGCCGTGCAGATCGTGACGACCAACACTACGATCCCGCTGATCCTCACAGACGAGCAGGGCCGGATCAAAGACCATGCGAACCTCGATTCCGCGCAGATCCTGCGCGATCCGGGGTACCTGGCCCGCCAGCTGGAGGATTTCCGGCGGCAGCACCCGCCGTTCATCATGGCGGTGGATTCGCATTCCAACAACTACATTTATTATGGAGACTCCCTCATCCTGCGGCAGGTGCGGTATTATCCCTATATCCAGCTGCTGGTGGTGGCACTGTTCATTGCGCTGACGCTCTTCGCGCTGTCGTCCACCAACCGGGCCGTCCAGAACCAGGTTTGGGTGGGCATGGCCAAGGAAACCGCCCACCAGCTGGGCACGCCGCTGTCTTCCATGGAGGCCTGGGTGGAAATCCTGAAGGAAACGGCCGAAGTGCGCCCTCTCGCCGCGGAACTGGCCAAGGATGTGGACCGCCTGAAGCTGATTACCGACCGGTTTTCCAAGATCGGAAGCGTCCCCAACCTGGAAGAGCGGAATGTGGTAGAGCAGGTGGCGTCCGTGATGGCATATATCAAGAAGCGGGCGCCCCAGAAAGTCAATTTTTCGCTGCAAACGGCCGAGCAGGAAGTTACGGCGATGATTTCGCCCACTTTGTTCGACTGGGTCCTGGAAAACCTCCTGAAAAATGCGCTGGACGCCATGGAAGGGAAAGGCGATATCCAGGTGCTCATCGAAAACCATTCCGCCCACCTTATTATTGATGTAAGCGATACCGGCAAAGGCATCCCGAAGCGGCTGCAGGAAAAGGTGTTCCACCCGGGTTTCAGCACCAAGAAAAGAGGGTGGGGCCTGGGCCTTTCCCTTGCCAGGCGCATCATCCAGGATTATCACAAGGGGCGGCTGACGGTGAAATCGTCGGAAATGAACAAGGGGACCACCTTCCGGATCTGGCTTAGGAAATAA
- a CDS encoding glycosyltransferase family 2 protein, which translates to MLPTVAVVILNWNGKGFLEKFLPSVCASVYDGQLDIYLADNASTDDSVAFTEQHFPAVKIIRNASNSGFAGGYNEALQHVKADIFVLLNQDVEVEPNWIGPVVKHMLANPDMAACQPKLRAWAERDSFEYAGAAGGWMDILGYTFCRGRILYTTEKDNGQYDTPQDIFWASGAALFIRSSAFFEAGGFDPYFFAHMEEVDLCWRLQRAGYRIGYCPDSVVYHVGGGSLPQGNPRKLYLNFRNNLIMLRKNLHFQEQWIILTQRLALDMMAAAKSLVSGKPKDMTAIFRAYRDYYRWRREVDQNQPDTLPRKRLFDLQGVFHGIMIWRYYFLNRRKFSELSKSGKK; encoded by the coding sequence ATGCTGCCAACGGTCGCGGTCGTTATCCTCAACTGGAACGGAAAGGGATTCCTCGAGAAGTTCCTGCCCTCCGTGTGCGCGTCTGTGTACGACGGGCAGCTGGACATTTACCTGGCCGACAATGCCTCCACAGACGATAGCGTGGCTTTTACCGAACAGCATTTCCCTGCGGTAAAGATCATCCGAAATGCTTCCAACAGCGGTTTCGCAGGCGGATATAACGAGGCTTTACAGCATGTGAAGGCCGATATTTTCGTATTGCTGAACCAGGACGTGGAAGTGGAGCCCAACTGGATAGGGCCCGTGGTGAAGCATATGCTGGCCAATCCGGACATGGCGGCCTGCCAGCCCAAGCTGCGCGCCTGGGCCGAGCGGGACAGTTTCGAATATGCCGGAGCGGCGGGTGGCTGGATGGACATCCTGGGGTATACTTTCTGCCGCGGGCGCATCCTGTATACCACGGAGAAAGACAACGGGCAGTACGATACGCCGCAAGACATCTTCTGGGCCAGCGGTGCGGCGCTTTTCATCCGGTCTTCGGCGTTTTTCGAGGCCGGGGGGTTCGATCCCTACTTTTTTGCGCATATGGAGGAGGTGGACCTTTGCTGGCGGCTGCAGCGGGCGGGCTACCGGATCGGGTATTGCCCGGATTCGGTGGTGTACCATGTGGGCGGCGGGAGCCTTCCGCAGGGGAATCCGCGGAAGCTGTACCTCAATTTCCGCAACAACCTTATCATGCTGCGCAAGAACCTCCATTTCCAGGAGCAATGGATCATTCTCACGCAGCGCCTGGCGCTCGACATGATGGCCGCCGCCAAGAGCCTCGTTTCCGGCAAACCGAAAGATATGACCGCCATCTTCCGCGCTTACCGCGATTATTACCGCTGGCGCCGCGAAGTGGACCAAAACCAGCCCGATACCCTCCCCCGCAAGCGGCTGTTCGACCTGCAGGGCGTATTCCACGGCATCATGATCTGGCGCTACTACTTCCTGAACCGCAGGAAGTTCTCCGAATTATCGAAGTCTGGGAAGAAATAA